The genomic region ACCAAGGGTCGTCACAACCATGGACTTGGTTTCGCCACGGCGGAACAGGGCGGAGCCGTGGGCGCGGGGCAGCAGGCCGGTCTGGATCTGGATGGGGCGCACGGTCTTGGTGTCGCGGCCGTCAATGCGCGTGCCTTCGTTGACAATACGTGCGCGCACCAGCTTCTTTTCCAGGTCGGAGAGCATGTCGCCCACGCTCTTGAGCGCGGCGTCGTTTTCGGCCCAGGCCGGATCGCTCTTGAGGTTTTCCATGACCTTTTCTTTCACGGCCTTGCGGGCGTCCTTGCGGGCCATCTTTTCAGGCACGCGCAGGGCTTCTTCCAGGCCAGCGGCAAGGGCCAGTTCCTTCACGCGGGCAACCAGAACCGGGTCGTCGGCGTGGGGGGTAAAGGCCATCTTGGGCTTGCCGGCAAGTTCGCGCAGCTTGAGCTGGGCTTCAACCAGGGGCTGAATCTGCTGGCGGCCCCATTCAAGAGCGTCGATGATGACTTCTTCGGGCACAAAGCGGGCTTCGCCTTCCACCATGGTGAGCGCATCGGCGGAGGCGGCAAACACGATGTTGAGGTCGCTCTGTTCCTGCTGCTCAAAGGTGGGGTTCAGCACAAACTGCCCATTGATACGGCCAATGCGGCCACCGGCCACAGGGCCGTCAAAGGGCAGGGGCGAAAGCATGACAGCGGCGGAAGCGCCCGTAAGCGCCAGCACATCGGAGTCGTTCACCTGATCGGCAGAAATGACGCTGGCAAGAACCTGCACGTCTTCGTTCAGGCCCTTCTTGGGGAAGAGCGGACGCAGCGGGCGGTCGATCAGGCGGGAAACCAGGGTTTCACGCTCGGAAGGACGGCCGATTTCGCGGCGGAAAAAGCTGCCGGGGATGCGGCCAGCGGCGTACATTTTTTCGGAGTATTCAACGGTAAGGGGGAAGAATCCCTTGTCGAATTCAAGTGTCTGCGAGCACACGGTGACGAGTACCACGGTACCGCCGCACTGAATCCACACAGAACCGTGGGCCTGATTGGCCATACGGCCTGTTTCAAGGATAACTTCCTTGCCGCCGACCATGGCTGTAACCCTGATGGGTTCAAAAATATCTTGATACATAAAAAATCCTTTGCGTCGTGCGAAGGGGATTCCGGCAAAAGCGGGCAGATCCTCGGCCATTGGCCTCTGCCTGATTTTCCCGGACCCCCCTTCTTCGCGTTTTGTACCCTCGATGGGGTTGATTCAAGCAACAAGGGGGAGCGCTGGCTCCCCCTTGCGCGACAGAAGTCTTACTTGCGCAGACCGAGCTTTTCGATAAGAGCGCGGTAACGCTGAACGTCTTTCTTCTTCAGATAGTTCAGAATGTTGCGACGGCGGCCAACCAGCTTGAGCAGACCAGTGCGGGAGTGGAAGTCCTTCTTGTGTTCTTTGAAGTGACCGGTGAGGTCTTCAATACGGGCGGTGAGCAGAGCCACCTGAACTTCCGGGGAACCGGTGTCGCCTTCATGTTTGGCGTGGGCATCAATAACCGTTTTCTTGTCGCTGGCATCCATTACCACAGCAGTACTCCTTGATAGTCGGGGTTAGTTCCAAAGTCCCCGCAACACGGTCCAACATGGGCCAGCGGGCGTGGTTTCGAGCTGCGCCAGAGCCAGGGCAGTGCCCTGTTCAAGCAGCAGCGCAAAGCCTTCCGCAGGCTCGGCATCTGTCGCGCCCGGCTCGGGGGCATCCACTTGCGCGGGTGCTTCCGGGCGGCATGGCACGGCTATGCCGTTGCGCACACGAGCGGCTTCATCCGGCGTGAGATCTACCTTGCGCCAGTGGGGCAGTGCTTCCGCAATGGGACGCACGCAACCCGGCAACAGGGCGGGATCAGCCGTGAAGTCCGCAGGATCGCGGGCCACATCGAGGCCGAAGGGGTGACTATACTCCCGGGTCAGTTCTGTGAGCACGGCTCCACACCCTAAGCGCGTCCCCAAGCTGTGGGCCAGGGAGCGTATATAGGTGCCAGAACTGCAAGCGACCCGAAAGCTCACAAACGGAAGACTCACCTCGAGTGTTTCCGCCTGCGAAATTTTTATGCGTTTGACCTTGGCAGGGGCTTCCACACCCTTGCGCGCCAGTTTGTAGAGCGGCTGGCCTTCGTGCTTGGCCGCTGAATAGGGCGGCACGGCCTGCTCGGTAAGCTCAAGCCATGCGGCGACCTCGCGGCGCACGTCAGCTTCGCTCACATGCTCCCACGGCGCTTCGGCCACAACTTTGCCTTCAATATCCCATGTGTCGGTGGCCTGTCCCAGCCGCAACGTGCCGCTGTAAACCTTGCCGCCGCCAGCCAGCAGATGGCCTGAAAGCTTGGTGGCCTGTCCCAGCAAAACAAGCAGAACTCCTGATGCCAAAGGATCAAGAGTGCCTGCATGCCCGATCTTTTTTTGCCCAAGGCGTTTGATAGCCGTGAGGCAACGGGCCGAGGTGGGGCCGGAGGGCTTGCGCAACACCAGAATGCCGTGCTGCTGGGGCAACTGGGCCGCCCCGGAGCTTTTTGCCGGCTGCCGGTCTGGGGTGCTGGGTGCGGCAACAGCCGCTGTGGTCATACTCATACGCAAGTTGCAACCATAGCCGCAGAGCGGGCATAAGTCAAAAAAATATCGGCGACAAAGGCCACTGGGGGAGCCAAAACCGAGAAAAAAGCAGAAAACTGTTACTCGCCGGACGAACCCAGAGCTTCGGCGTCCAGTTCTTGGGCAATGGCAGCAAGCAGCTGGGCGCTTGCCGCGTCCATATCTGCCCTCACGGTGCCGCCCGCAGCATTGCGGTGCCCGCCGCCGCCAAGTCTGGCCGCTGCGGCGCGCACGTCTACCGCGCCATAGGAGCGCAGGCTGAATTTGCAGCAGGCCGGGGAATCCTCCCGCAGCACCGCGGCCACCTGAACGCCGCGCAAACGGCGCAGTTGTTCCACAAAGCCTTCGAGGTCTTCCTTCAGCGCCCCGCATTTGCGCAGGTCTTCAAGATAGACTGGACAAAAACAGACGCTGCCGTTGCGCTCAAGGTGCGCCCGCTGCAAAAGCTGGCCCCAGAGGGTCAGGCGGCCACGGCTCCAGCTGTTTTCAAGATGTTCGCGCAACTGGGCAATATTACAGCCATGCTCAACCAGATGGGCCGTGAGGTAGAGCACCTCGGCGCTGGTATTGCCGTGGCAGAAGCCGCCAGTGTCGGTAATGATGCCAAGGGCCAGGGCGTTTGCCAGATCGCCAGTAAGGGGCAGGCCTGCGGCCAGGGCCACATAGGCCATGAGCTGGGCTGTGGCCGCTGCCTGGGGTTCAACCCAGTTTGCCACGTTCCCCATGCCGTTGCCGCCGAGGTGATGGTCAATATTCAGGGTTTGCATATCCGGCAGGCGACCCGCCAGCTCGCGCCCAAGGCGTTCGGGTTCGCCGCAGTCAAGCAGCACCGCGCAGCGCGGCTTGAAGGGCGGATGCTCCAGCGTTGTGTGCACAAAGCCCGGCGTGGAAAAAAAATCCAGATATCCCGGCAAGCCTGGCTGGGCGTAGAGCATGAATTCCTTGCCCATGGAGCGCAGAATATGCCCAGCAGCCGCCACCGCGCCTGCAGCATCACCGTCAGGATTCACATGGGCGGCCACAATAACCTGATCCACATGGCGAAGAGCTTCGGCCATGCGTTCCGCACCTTCGCGGAATTGCGGGGGAATGAGTTCAGTCCGCTGCATATATCTCCACCTGGCTATCCGTCATTTCCTCGGGGCAGACCGCTTCCATCATGAGCGCGCATTTGTCCATGCGGCTGCGCAGATGGGTCTCGCTGTTGGAAATGGATACCACTGCTAGCCGCAGGCGGGAGAGACTGTCTTCTGTTCCCGCTTCGGCTATGGCTACATTAAATTTGTTTCTGGTTTTCTGTTTCAGGCTGTTGGCAACGCGGCGCTTGGCCTTGAGATTGTCGTTGCCTTCCAGGCTGAACTCTACGGTAAGAACCGCCATAAACATGGCCATAGGCTGGATTCCTGCCGGGCGAAAGGCATTTTGCAGGCTTGTCGCCTTGTGGCGGCAAGGGGTCGGCGGCGTGCTTTTGGCCCCTGGGGCTCCTTCCGGCACAGCCGAAGAATACAGATATGGCCTGAAAGGCTGTCTGTCAAAGGCATGTATGCAAAAAAGAAGGGAGGCCAGTAAGCGGCCTCCCTTCCCATAATCACTGTTTAAAGAGTGGCGGCTTCTTCGACGGTTTCAAAGGCTTCAATGATGTCGCCGATCTTCACGTCGTTGAAGTTTTCAAGGCCCACGCCGCACTCGTTGCCCTTAACCACTTCCTTGGAGTCGTCCTTGAAGCGCTTGAGGGAAGAGATTTTGCCCGTGTAGACCACCACGCCGTCGCGCAGCAGGCGTACGCCGGCATTGCGGGCGATCTTGCCGTCAGCCACGTAGGAACCGGCGATGAGGCCGACCTTGGGCACGCTGAAGGTGTCGCGCACTTCGGCCTGACCGAGGTACACTTCACGCTGCACAGGGGCGAGCATGCCGGCCATGGCGCTCTTGATATCGTCCACGAGCTTGTAGATAATCTCGTAGAAGCGGATATCCACGTTTTCGTGGTCGGCCACATCCTTGATCTTGGAAGTGGGACGCACGTTGAAGCCGATAATGATGGCCTGCGAGGCAGAAGCCAGCAGGATGTCGGATTCCGTGATTGCGCCTGTGCCGCCGTGCACCACGTTGATGCGTACCTTTTCCGTGCTCTGCTTGTTCAGAGCTTCGGTGATGGCTTCCAGGCTGCCCTGCACGTCCGCCTTGACCACGAGGTTGAGCGTCAGGGTTTCCTGATCGGACTTGCGCTGCGACAGGAAGGTTTCAAGGGTGACGCGCGATTCGGAGGCCAAATCGCGTTCACGCTGCTTGACCGCGCGGGAATCGGCGATGCGGCGGGCGACCTTTTCGTCGGACACCACAAAGAATTCCTCACCAGCTTCCGGCACGCCTTCAAAGCCCTGTACTTCCACAGGCAGCGAGGGGCCGGCGTCCTTGACCTTCTTGCCCTGGTCGCTCACGAGAGCGCGCACACGGCCCGAGAAGGTGCCGCACACAAAGCTGTCGCCCTGGCGCAGGGTGCCTTCCTGAATGAGCACGGTGGCGATGGGGCCACGGCCCTTGTCGAGCTTGGCTTCCACGATATGACCGCGAGCGGGCTTGTCGGGGTTGGCCTTGAGCTCCATAATTTCAGACTGGAGGGCCACCATTTCGAGCAGTTCGTCCAGACCCATGCGGCTCTTGGCCGAAACCTTGGCAACGATGGTGTCACCGCCCCATTCTTCGGCCTGCAAACCAAGTTCGGCCAGTTCGCGCAGTACGCGGTCAGGCTCGGCACCGGGCTTGTCCATCTTGTTCACGGCCACCATAATGGGAACATTGGCGGCACGGGAGTGGTTGATGGCTTCGCGGGTCTGCTCCATGACACCGTCGTCGGCGGCGACCACAAGAATAACAAGGTCGGTGACCTGAGCGCCACGGGCGCGCATGGCTGTGAAGGCTTCGTGGCCGGGCGTGTCGAGGAACACGATTTCGCCGCGTTTGGTCTTCACATGGTATGCGCCTATGTGCTGCGTGATGCCGCCGGCTTCACCGCTGGTGACGTTGGACTTGCGTATGGCGTCGAGCAGCGAAGTTTTACCGTGGTCAACGTGACCCATAATGGTAACAACAGGCGGGCGCGGCTTGAGAGTTTCAGGCGCGTCCACTTCCTTGGGAACCAGATAATCGTCTTCAGAAAAGCCGACTTTTTCAACTTCATAGCCGAATTCTGCGGCCACCAGAGTGGCGGTGTCGATATCCAGCGTCTGGTTGATGGTCGCCATGATGCCAAGACCAAAGAGTACCTTGATGATCTCGTTGGCCTTAAGACCCATCTGGTGGGCCATGTCGGCAACGCGGATGGCTTCGGTAATACGGATCTTGCGCTTGGCGGCCTTGAGCGGCTGGGTGGACTGAGGCACCACAGAAGAACGGCCCGACTTGCGGCGGCCCTTGCCTCTGTTCAGGCGACCACTGTCGTCGTCATCGCTGCGGCGGCCAAAATCACCCTGCTGGAAATCAACAGTACGGCGACCCTTGAGGCGTTTTTTCTTGCTCTGCCCATCGCGTGTGTCGGAAGGGGACGCAGGTGCTGCCTGCTGCCCAAAGCCGCCTGCGGGACCACCGGGACGGGGGCCGCCAGCAGAACGCGGCGCGCCGCCGGGGCCACCGGGGCCGCCAGGACGGGGACCGCCGGGACGGGGAGGCCTGCCAGCGCCGTCTCTGGGCGGATAGCCACCGGGGCGGCTGTCGCCAGTGCGGGCGGGGCGGGCATCCTGCGTGGGCGTAGCGCCGGGAACAGGACGGGAAATAATGCGAACCTGCGGCGTTGCCGGAGCTTCCGCACGGGGCGCGCGACGGGGCGCGGCCCCTTCCTCGCCGTCTTCACTGGCGCGGGTTTCGGCAGAACGTTGGGGCAGGGTAGGCGCAGACGAGCCTTCGGGCATGGCCGAGGCGTCGGGGCGCGCCACGCGGGCCTTGGCGGCCTTGTCCTGCGCTTCAGTCTTGTCTGCGTGGGGCTTTTCAGCCGAAGCCTTTGCGGCAACGGCTTCCACCACAGGGGCGGCAGGGGCCGCTTCTGGCGCAGGGGCAGATTCCACTGCTGCGGGAGCCGGAGCTTCCACAACCTCGGGTTCTTTCTGATCGCTGGGGCGGCTGATAACGCGCGCTGGCGAAATGACCTTGGCAGGTTTGACGATGCGGGCCTTGTGCTCGGCAGCGGGGGCCGGTTCCTGCGCGGGCTTGGAAGCCTTGGGCGCAACGGGCTCGGCAGCGGCAGCAGGGGCTGCCGGGGTCGCTTCAGCCACGGCTTCTACCACAGGGGCAGTTTCCTTGGGCGCTTCGGTTTCAACCGGTGCGGCAACGGGGGCTTCCTGCGCTGCGGTTTCGGCTTCCTGCGGGGAGTCCTTGCGGCGGCGGCGCACGATGACGTCGCGCTGCGAACCGGCACGCTCCGCATCAACCTGTTTCTGTTCGGCAAAGTAGTCGCGCAAGCGAGTGGCCTCCTCTGAGGTGACGGAACCAGTAGCGGATTTTACCGGCAGGCCGAGCTCACGCGCGACACGCAGTATATCCTTGGGATCCTGCGAGATATCCCCGCCAAGATCCTTAATTTTTATTTTATCATCGGACATGTTTTCCCCCCTTGCGCCGTGTTCCGGGTCTGAATTTCGCGAACTTGGCCGCGCAGACAGGATCGGAACATACATACCAGCCTCTGCCCGGTCTGGTTTTTTCTGCGTCTAAAGTCAAAATTCCCTGCTCCGCCAGTACGTGGCGGTCGAGATCGGCCTTGGGAAAGCGGCGGCGGCAGATGACGCACATGCGCTCCGGCCCGTCACAGGCCTGCTCCCCGACTTCAACGGGCGCAGCGTTATTCTTTTGCATCTCCGCTTTCCGTGGCTGCGGGCATTTTCAGCTCCACTGCCGAGGATTCGGGAGTGCTCTCCACAATCGGGGCCAGGAAGTTGATGGCCGAGCGCAGGTCGGCAATGCGCGCCGCGCTGATAGTGAGCTTGTCGGCCAGTTCCTGGTCCGTAGCCTCGCGCAGGTTGTCCAGCGAGCTGTAGCCTGCGGCCAGAAGCGCCTCAATGGAAACTTCCGCCACGCTGGCAACCTGTTCAAGGCCGTGCCCAATGGCGTTGGCCTCGTTGTAGCGGGTTTCGGTAAAGATATCGACCTTCCAGCCCAGCAGGCGCGCGGCCAGCTTGACGTTCTGCCCCTTGCGCCCGATGGCGTTGGTGAGCTGATCGTCAGGCACGATGACTTCCAGAAGATTTTCTTCTTCGTCCACCACGATGCGCGAAACCAAGGCCGGGGCCAAAGCGTTGCGGGCATAGGTGGCGATGTCTGCGCTCCAGACAACAATGTCGATGCGCTCGCCATGCAGTTCCTGCACGATGTTCTGAATGCGTGAACCGCGCACGCCAACGCATGCGCCCACGGGATCCACATCGCGCTCACGCGAAAGCACGGCAACCTTGGCGCGGGAACCGGGATCGCGGGCAACGCCCATGATCTGCACCACGCCATCGTCAACTTCAGGCACTTCACGGCGGAACAGGGCGGCCATGTAATCGCGGTGCGAACGCGAAACAACAACCTGCGGGCCGCGTCCTTCCTGGCGTACCTCAATGATGAGGGCCTGCACACGGTCGCCGCGTTTGTAATGTTCGCGGGGAATCTGTTCCTCACGGGGCAGTATGGCCTCGGTGCGGCCAAGGTTCACAACCCAGCCGCCCTTGTCGCGGCGCTGCACGATGCCGGATACAATTTCGCCCACGCGGTCCTTGTATTCGGTGTAGATGATTTCCTGCTCCGCATCACGCATGCGCTGGATGATAACCTGCTTGGCAGACTGGGCGGCAATGCGGCCAAGGTCTTCGACCTTGACGCGGAAGCCCATTTCATCGTCCACCTGCACGGAGGGATCATGCTTGATCGCTTCGGAGTATTCGATCTGCGTGTCAGGATTGGCAACGTCGTCGTCGTCCATGACGATTTTGAACTGGTAGACCTCAATGTCGCCTGTTTCGTCATTGTAGGTCACTTCCACGTCCATATCTTCGCTGAAGCGGCGCAGCACCGAAGTGCGCACCGCGTCTTCAAGCGTGTCGATGAGCATGTTGCGGTCAAGGCCTTTGTCCTTGCTGATCTGGTCAATGGCCTTTTTAAGTTCAAGATTCATGGGTGCCTCCGGCTGCTGGCGCTGCGGCGAAAATATCTCTGGTTCCTGCTCTATTCACGGCGGCCAGTGATTCTGGCCATGCCAAGCGAGTGTGCAGTTGCGTCAGGTTTTACTGGTTCTCTTCAGAACCACTGGATTTTGTTTTCTTTTCCTTGCGGGGCTTGGCCTCCGCCTTGGCGGTGGGCGCTTTGGCGCGGCCCTTGCCAGGCTTTTGCGGCTGCCTGAAAATATACATGCGGCTTGCCCTGCGCACGGCATCCCAGGGGATGCTGACCGGCGGCAGGTTTTCGGGTGTCACCTCGCCCTCGGGCGAGATGGTGGCTGGCGCCAGGGTGAATGCATTTTCTTCAACGGAAAGCAGGGTGCCGCGCCACAAGCGGCGGGGGCCGCCGTGCGAGGGGTTGGGCCCTTCAGGAGAACCTTCGTTGATGGCAACGGCCCTGAGCAGGCGGGCTTCTACCACATCACCAATATAGTGGCGCATCTGGTCAAGGCTGAAGAAAAGTCGCGTCAGGCCGGGGGTGGAGACCTCCAGCACATACGCCTCGGGAATGGTATCTTCCACCTCAAGGGCGAGGCCGATGTGGCGTGAGATATGCTCGCATTGCTCAAGGGTGGCAGAAAGCGCGACCAAGGCTGGCGCATCAATGTCGTCGGTGTCGGCGGGGGCGGGCTTGGTGCCGGATTCCGCAGAAAACGGCACGTCTACAAAGAGCCGAACCACTGTGCGCCCGGCGCGGACGATTTCCACTCCCCAGATAACCAGGCCCAGCGATGTTGCGAGGGGCTCGGCCAAACTGGTGATGGTTTCTTTGAGTACGTCGTCGGTCATTCGTTTCTTAGAGCATTCCTTTGCGCTGAAAATGCGCTTGCCTGGCGGGTTTGCCCTGTCACAAGGACAAAAAAAAGGGGGCCCATTCAGGCCACCCCGCAGGAACTGCGTTCCGCATCAGGATGTAGCAGTGGCGCGAACGCCAGCCGCTTTGAATGAGTTTCATTATCTTGGTGAAAAAAAATTGTCAAGATGTTTGTGCAATGCGGGCAAGATATGCTGAGGTGAGTTGTCGTACCTTGATTGATGAAGTATGGATACCACCAAATGGTAAAAATGGTCCTTTTTTTCTGAAAACTAATTTTTTTCCAAAAACTGCCGAAATGCAGAGTGAGAAGAGAATAGTCCGGGACAGCGGCATTAGGGGGCTGCTGTTCCGTTTTGTACACGATGGCATGCAGACGGCAAGTTTTTGCCAAGCATAAAAAGTTTTTGCGTTTTAAAGTGAGGTGGCTCAGTGAACGGTAAATTCCTTTTGTACAGTTGCGTATCAGCGCTGCTGGCAGCGGGTCTTGGTTTTGGCGTAAATCAGCTTGCGGGTTTGCCCGTTTTTGCTCTTATTGTGACCGCTCTTGTGGCGGCTTTTGGGGCGTTTGCTGCCGGTCGTGCGTTTGCAAACGGGGCTTTGCGTGAGGCTGGTGAAGCTGTCTGCGCCGTGGCGGCCAATCCAAGCCGAAGCCTGAACAATACTGATCCCTCTCTTGCTCCGCTGTTTGCAAGTCTTGAAGACCTGCGACAGGCTTTTAAACACGACAGGGAATATAAAGACGGCATCCTGCGTGGTCTGCCCATGCCGTACCTCTTGGTGGACACCAACGAGCGCGCGCTCAGCACCAACAGGGCATGTCTGAACATGCTGGAAATCGACGACAGCATTGAATCCTGCCTTGGCAAAACCCTGGCCCATCTGTTTTATAACGATCCCACGCGTAAAACCGCCGTGGGAAAGAGCATGGCAACGGGCGAGTGCTTCAAGAATCTTGAAGTGACCATCGGCGGACACAAGGGCGGCAAGGTCAACGTGCTCGCCAACGTGTTTCCCATTTACAATGCCGAGGGTGCCTGCATTGGCGGCATGTGCGTGTATGTGGACATGACCGCGCTCAATGAGGCGCAGCGACAGATCACGGAGAAGAACCAGCGTATGGCCGAAGTGGCGCAGGCGCTGGAAGAAACCATGGATGAACTGGCCCAGATCGTGGTGGCCCTTACCGGCAGCATCCGGCAGTCGGACAAAAATGCCGCCATTGCCGCAGGGCAGCTTAAAGAGGCCGCCTCATCCATGGGCCACATGAACGCCAGAGTGCAGGAAGTTGCCGGCAATGCGGATAAGGCCGCCGAAGCTTCAGGACACACAATGTCCAAGGCCACCACAGGGGCGGAAGTTGTGCAGAACGCCCTGCACGGCATTGAAAACGTGCACCGTGTCACCCTTGAACTGCGTGCGGATATGGCCACGCTGGAATCACATGCCAGAGCCATTACCGAAATCATGAACGTTATTTCGGATATTGCCGACCAGACCAACCTGCTGGCTCTTAATGCCGCCATTGAAGCGGCCCGTGCTGGCGAAGCCGGGCGGGGTTTTGCCGTGGTGGCCGATGAAGTGCGTAAACTGGCAGAAAAAACCATGGCTTCCACAACAGATGTGGGCCGTGCCATTGAGGCCATTCAGCAAAGCGCCGCCAAGAGCATGTCGTCCATGGACAATGCCGTACAGCAGGTGGAGCAGGCCACAGACTATGCCAAGCAGTCTGGTGAGGCGCTGGACGCCATCGTGGGCACGGTGGAAAACACCGTAGGGCAGGTCAAGGCCATCGCCGCTGCCAGTGAAGAGCAGTCAGCCGCCAGCGAGCAGATCACCCACACCATCGATCAGGTGAACCACATGGTGGCCGACACGTCCCAATCCATGGGCCAGGCCAGCATGGAAACCGACAAGCTTCAGGAACTGACCGACAAGCTGGAAGACCTGACAGCGCAACTCAAAGTGTAGCGCAGTTTTTTGCCTCAAGGCAGTATAAGGCCCGTTGCAGCCGGATAGAGCGATAAACGCGCAATATCTGCCTGCAACGGGCCTTTTTGCGGTAAAAGGTATGGTTCTAAAGCGGCTCGTTCACGCCCAGCACCATCTCAAGCACGGCGTCAGCCAGCAGGGCGGCAGCTTCTGTCACTCGGGGGGCAAGGGGCGGGGCCAGCAAGATATCCGTGCTGAAGTCGCCCACGAGCACCAGATGGCCAAGATAGCGTTTGCCCATGGCTTTGCCGCCCCAGCCGCCCATACCCGACGCGCTGGCTATGCGGTAGCCGCCGAGCAGGGCCGTTTCCACCAGCAGGGTTTTGTCGTCTGGTCCGTCAAAGGCTTCCACCCAGATGGGGCATGCGGGCAGCACCTCAGCCATGTTGTTCTGGTCAAGGCGCATACGCCGTGCTTCCACGCCCATTTCGGGGTTCAGCTCCAGCAGCAGTTCTGCCAGGGCTTCCACCTTGGGACGGCCCACATGGCGGGGCCAGTATTGCTGGCGGTTGAGATTGGAGGCGTCCACCACGTCATCATCCACCAGCACCAGATTTCCCACGCCGCTTCGGGCCAGCATCAGGGCTGCGTTGGAGCCAAGCCCTCCCGCCCCGGCAATGCCCACGCGGGCGGCACGCAGGGCCTCCAGTTGGCCGGGGCGGAGGTAGCGGGCAAGACCGTTGTGAAGTGCATTGTGCATGGCGTGGATCCGTAAGTTGGTTGTTGGGCGGGGAGTTGTCAGCCTGTTTCACACGGCGGCCCGGTGTGCACCAGGCCGCCGCACCATAGCTGCAAGCAGTTTTTATACAGCCACCGGATCTTCCCAGTCTTTAAGCACAGCCTGGTAGCCAATGCCCGCAAGGGAAGCCGTCATTTCTTCAAGGCTGCGGCGGTCGGTGATCTCAAACTGGCCGGGATTGTGCAAATCCTCGGTTGCGCGGCCGCCCACGGCGGTGGAAACACCGGC from Desulfovibrio sp. UIB00 harbors:
- a CDS encoding methyl-accepting chemotaxis protein, yielding MNGKFLLYSCVSALLAAGLGFGVNQLAGLPVFALIVTALVAAFGAFAAGRAFANGALREAGEAVCAVAANPSRSLNNTDPSLAPLFASLEDLRQAFKHDREYKDGILRGLPMPYLLVDTNERALSTNRACLNMLEIDDSIESCLGKTLAHLFYNDPTRKTAVGKSMATGECFKNLEVTIGGHKGGKVNVLANVFPIYNAEGACIGGMCVYVDMTALNEAQRQITEKNQRMAEVAQALEETMDELAQIVVALTGSIRQSDKNAAIAAGQLKEAASSMGHMNARVQEVAGNADKAAEASGHTMSKATTGAEVVQNALHGIENVHRVTLELRADMATLESHARAITEIMNVISDIADQTNLLALNAAIEAARAGEAGRGFAVVADEVRKLAEKTMASTTDVGRAIEAIQQSAAKSMSSMDNAVQQVEQATDYAKQSGEALDAIVGTVENTVGQVKAIAAASEEQSAASEQITHTIDQVNHMVADTSQSMGQASMETDKLQELTDKLEDLTAQLKV
- the thiF gene encoding sulfur carrier protein ThiS adenylyltransferase ThiF is translated as MHNALHNGLARYLRPGQLEALRAARVGIAGAGGLGSNAALMLARSGVGNLVLVDDDVVDASNLNRQQYWPRHVGRPKVEALAELLLELNPEMGVEARRMRLDQNNMAEVLPACPIWVEAFDGPDDKTLLVETALLGGYRIASASGMGGWGGKAMGKRYLGHLVLVGDFSTDILLAPPLAPRVTEAAALLADAVLEMVLGVNEPL